The window TATCTAGACAACACGTCCTTCTCCTCTTATGACGATGAGTGCAACGCAAACATGAACAAATTTCAATCCAACAGGAACTGGAGCATCTGAAGGAAAAAGCGTTGACGCGAGCAGGGCTGACGGAGGAGTCGCTGCGCGAGCAGATTGAGCAGAGAGTCGCGGCAAGGAACAGCAAGCAGTTTGACGTTTCGGATCATATCAGGAAGGACCTTGCCAGCAAAGGCATCGCCCTGATGGATGAGCCTACTGGTACGGTGTGGAGACCATGCGAACGAGAGTAGTTGCGGCCTGGTTTAGCAAATGACACGGGTTTCCAGTTTCGGTGAAGAGATGATGAGAGCTGTGTTTGTAGTTGTGTACTTGTATATACTTTGAGTACTACGTACCGTTGAATCTCTGTTATGGATTTGCATCTTATGTTAATAGTTGCATTCGAATGAACAAAAATGACGAGTTGCCCAGCGCGTTCGCCGACGTGTCGGACGGGTCGAAGACTTGCCCCGACCACCATGGATGAGTAGAGAGTGGTTTAGGGTTTAGTGTCGATCGATGTGAAATGGTGAGGGCTGTGTTGTGTGCTCGACTGGTTTGGGCTGAAATGGAGCGGAGCGGTGCATGCAGACACAAAGTCTGCATGCAGCTGCGCAAACTCCACCAGAGCGGCAAACTCCAGCCCCCGGTTAGAGTTAGCCGCCGAACTGCCAACATGCCAAAGTCCATGCTCCGAACGTTGGCTGTCAGAGGCCAGGTTAGAGTTAGCAGTCGCTCTCTCGGTCGGCATACTAAGTTACATAAGGGACATACTGTGCTACATTCAGACACACTTTCTTACATAAGGGCGTACTGGGTTACATGAGGTACATAGTGTGTTTCCTTCTCAAAATATAAGGCGTGCATTGATTTTTTGGTCTTTATCGCACAACTTTGACTATGATTTTCACTTACTGTATACCTACAAAATTATTATAAAGACATAGGAAATAGAATTCTTTTGTGAGAAAAATACAATGATACATTGATACATGTTCAATTCATGTATTTCGGTATATATTATTGGTCAAAGTCATGCATCAAAGGCCGTGTAAAATCATACACGCTTTATATtttggaaaggagggagtactgttTTACATAAGGAACATACTGTTTTTTTTTTGGGGAATTGTTTGGATTGCTTACCACATGTGTCACGTGGTAGGAACATACTGAATTGGGTGATACTCATTAGTAGTAGGAGATGGGGGAGGGATGGACAAAGAAGGGCCACCCGCCTGCTACTGGCCACCAAGACCAGCTCCACCTGGTCTCGCTGCAGGAGGACGACTGGACGGACAAGGGCCACCCGCTAGATACAAAACCCTCAAGTCGCGGCGAGTGGCGGTGACCTGCGTCACCAGTCTATGCTTCGAACGTGGGCTGTCATAGGCCAGAGTTGGCGGACAAGGAATATGGTGTAGCACGCACCAACCGGCCTTCACACATCGATATCCAAGGCCGGAAGAATTCATGGTGCTTAACGTCGTCACGGCGGCGAGAGATATTCGTATTTGAGAGAAGCAACTAATGAAGGCCTCTATTTTTTCGCTCAAAATATCTTAATGAAATCTGCGGGTTGCTTTCCCTCGCACCAGGCCACATCCTAGCTAACTGGACCCTCGGCCCATTGCCACCGAGGTATGGCACCGAACACGCCCCTTACAGCCTCGTCCAGCAGGAGCTCCTAACCAGTGCCTTCAGTGCCAGTTTCGAGTTCTGGTGCCTACAGGGCTATCTAGTGGGCTTCTATTCGAAGCCCGATCGGGTCGTAGCCAAGTCTTTTTCGTTCAACTGCTCTCGATTGTTGTCTGTTTCGTTCACCCATTTCTCTGGTTTTCATCTCCGcattatgttagcacaaaatttTGTGACGAATTCTTTTAACTCCGTATTTGTTGAAATTTTATTACAAAAATCGAGTATGTCTACCATTTTAGAAAGCAATACTAAAGAATAGAGCACGTATAAATGTTTTAAAGAACATAGTTTAGTCTTTTTAGAGAAAAGCTACGAGAAAGAACGGTGTCATATTTTTCCCGGCAAATGATTACAAACCAAAAACTATTATCTTGAATCCAGTTTCGATAAAGGAACATTTAGTACAATGAATATTTAGTACTGTGGAATATTTTTCTGAATGAACAATGAGCACCAAAAAAATGTTCATTCAACCACAAAAATTGTTTCATTTGAAGAACAATCCATTTGCAAACAAAATGCGCCAGTCTTGTATCTTGAACCTGTTACaagtaaaaaaattaaaaaatgtaaATAGGTTGTTGGCCATTGGAGGAAAATTACCATTGGTTGGAATAAGAGACGGGTTCATTTGAATATTTTTATTTGCGAAAAATGTAGTTTAAATTTTTAGGGGATCTTACTTCATGAAAAAAAGATGACAAAAAAGCTGGAAAATAGCTGAAAAATGATTCACTTGAATAGCCGGAATCCCTATGAGAAAATAGAAAAGTTAAAAAATGTATTTTTAATTACAGGAAAAAGTGGGAACTAACATGATTTTGCAAGAAAGCCTTGACTAATGGTAGTTGAACTTCACTGATGTAGCAAGTTGCAATCTCAAACAAAAAAACTTCTCTCAGAGCCTGCAGATCATGCTGCACAAAAACATACATGGCACTCTCTCATCCTTGTTGATAACTATCGTAGGTTCTGGTTTGGAAAATAATTAGAATCATCCCGGGTCTGAAACTTAGCAGAAAAAAACATATTTGTAAGTTTTCAGAAATTCAGAAATGCACGTATATACTGAGTTCAAATATATGTTTTCAAAAGATATACTTGTAATTTTTTAAAAATTCAGAAACGCATACTCTCGGAAAGTCATATGGCCATTTTACCGACCTTCGGGAAAACAGAAAACCCAAATTTTATCATCTTCATTTCCTCAGTTTCATCGGGATCTAAAATTGTTATAGTATTTCATTAATATTTACACCTGTAAGTTTCTTACTAATGCATATACACGTGATTGTCTTCAGAACTTTTTAATACAAATTTTAACTAAAATCTAGACAATTCCAGTGTGTTGCAAGATTTCTATTGGCTTAGCCTGCGACCACGCGTCCATCATTTGTACAGTATTCTTTTTGCAGGGATTGTTAAAAAATTATTGATTTTGTACGCAATCAAGTTGGTTTATCTATAGTTTTATTGTTAGTGTAACTTTTTTTTTTTGTTTCCAACACACATGAGCTGGAAAAAACAATCTGGAGTTGGCCTGAGTGGAAGGGGATAAATGATTTGGTTTCAGTCAGAGTGAAACAAAGGAAACCACGATTTGACGTTCGTCCGAGGTGGACGGAGAAAACCAATGTGGCGCGGTCCGGGTCAAAGGAAGGAAAAGAAGCTCTGTCTTAGGGAAGGATAAAGAAAAATTGATGTTGCTCCATACTTTCGGCCCCCAACACATAGTCGACATACACACGAGGAAGCAAGGGAAAAAAGACGCATTTCTCCATACTTTTACCGTCGGACAATCGCGGCGGAGAACAGAAGATGCGGAAAACAAACTTATGGTGCTCGTCCATACTTGTTGTGTCGCACTGCCGGAACACCGCAATGGGGAGAAGCGAGAGAGAAAAGGCGCAACAGAGGACTCATTTTCCCGAATTCAAATGatatgtttttttttcaaaattcaaATCATAATAATGGAGAAAAAATAAATTCAAATCATATGAAGGTTTTTGTCAAAAATCAGATCACATTGATGAACGAAGAACAAAAAAGTCAAAAAGACCGACCGTATACGTCTACACGGAACGGATCGTATATCCTCGGCGAACCCGATGTACCAGCATAGGCTGGTGCGTGAACGGGTCGTCGTCTATACATCGGCCTTTTGCCTCGGCAGACCCGATGGGCCAGCGCTACCTGGCTCGTGACGAGATCGTCGGCGATGCATAGCCCACCAGCAGCCTGTTTAAGCTGCGTAACATATTTAGAAACGAGCAgtgtggtactccctccgtttcatttTACTTCGCATATAAAATTTGTGTGGAGTCAAACTTCACAaactttgaccaaatttatataaaaaaatatcaacatctactaTACCAACTATacataatatgaaactacattcCATAATGAATCTAAGATATTCCTTTGGCCTTGTAAATAttgatacatttttctataatTTGGTCAAAATAGAGATAGTTTGACTTCACACAAAAGTTATATACAGACTAAAAAAATAAAGGAAGTACTATTTTTTTTCAATCGGACCGGCCAGTGCAAGTGCAGCGGTGGCCAGCGCAGCAACAGCAGCGGCAACGGAGGCCAGACACAAATAGTCATCAATCAGGGTAAAACATCTTTTTCTTCATGACCAGATACATAAATCAAGCTGGGAAGCTACacacaacgacgacatacatacatggacGATCAGATTCAGAGACGGCTATACTGATTGAGGCCGATATAGTCAGCGGTGAGAGGCTTGAAGATGCGCCGCTCGTCATTGTCGAGGGCGGCGGCCAGCCTGGGCCACACGTACATTGTGAGGAGCCAGTCGCCGCCTCCTGGGCGCGCGATGATCTGCACGAAGCCGTCGCACAGTCTCGCACCGTCCTTGGACGTGGGCAGCACCAGCGCGGCCCGCCCGAAGCCGAAGTCGGTGTCGAAGCTGAAGGACGTGAACGCTGTCACGGCCAGCACCGGGCTGCCCAGCCCGACGGTGGCCGTCTCGACGTACTTGGCAGCCCTGTGCTCCTCCACCCAGTCCACGAGCTGCTGGAAGTGCTCGTCGGTGGCCTTGGACCTGATCGACTCGCGCACCGCCGACGCGATGTCCGGGAGTGGCCGCCCGCGGAGGCCCTCCACGCTCGCCTCGGCCACCGCGAACGTCGTGACGTTGCCGACGTAGTTGCGCATCACCGCCTTGAACCTCAGCGCGGTGAGACGGCGCCGCCCGTCCACCCACCAGCCCATGCGGCAGCTCTTGTCGGACGAGCCCACGACGGCGGCCAAGGCCTTCCACAGGTACGCGGACAGCGCCTCGAGGCGGGTGGCCTCGCCGTCCGCCCGGCTCCGGCTCGCCTGCGCGCGCAGCTTCTCGAGGTCACGCGCCTCCACGTAGTAGGTGCGCTGGACGAAGGAGCTCTCGGTTGTGAGAGCGTTGACGAGGTGCTCCTCCTTCAACGCCGTGAACGCCTCGCCTAGCGACGGGCTGTACGACGGCGGGGCGCGTGGGCGGAACACCGAGCGGTCGTGGTTCGGCGCGGCCGACACGGACCCGGAGCGCGCAAGCTCGGACCACGCGTTGGCGAGCATGCACAGCGAGTACCCGTCCAGGAGCATGTGGTTGCTGGCCCACGCCACGGCGAACCCGCCGCAGGCGAACGACACCAGCTGCACCGagagggcgacggcggcgtcgtACTGGACAGGGACGCCGATCTCAGCCAACGACGCGCCCAGGTTGCCATAGTTGAGACTCGCGAGAGCCACGCCCACCTC is drawn from Aegilops tauschii subsp. strangulata cultivar AL8/78 chromosome 1, Aet v6.0, whole genome shotgun sequence and contains these coding sequences:
- the LOC109784124 gene encoding coniferyl alcohol acyltransferase-like — encoded protein: MAKDSRVLVLSRSTVKASVALAAAPRVVAVSNLDLLPQSIPNSLFCAYRRPNAGGGFRDVVAAFEASLPSLLDHFLPLTGRIVADPRSGRPELLHCDNQGAELVLGEVGVALASLNYGNLGASLAEIGVPVQYDAAVALSVQLVSFACGGFAVAWASNHMLLDGYSLCMLANAWSELARSGSVSAAPNHDRSVFRPRAPPSYSPSLGEAFTALKEEHLVNALTTESSFVQRTYYVEARDLEKLRAQASRSRADGEATRLEALSAYLWKALAAVVGSSDKSCRMGWWVDGRRRLTALRFKAVMRNYVGNVTTFAVAEASVEGLRGRPLPDIASAVRESIRSKATDEHFQQLVDWVEEHRAAKYVETATVGLGSPVLAVTAFTSFSFDTDFGFGRAALVLPTSKDGARLCDGFVQIIARPGGGDWLLTMYVWPRLAAALDNDERRIFKPLTADYIGLNQYSRL